One Natator depressus isolate rNatDep1 chromosome 13, rNatDep2.hap1, whole genome shotgun sequence genomic region harbors:
- the NGDN gene encoding neuroguidin has product MEAAGPELREQLVSDLPPALALLGSLQEQVVGVTAHVQGLLQRVRAGAFPTEKGLSFLELKAQLLLFYLQDLAQLLLEKSSGRSLAAQPGVLRLAELRTVLEKMRPIEQKLRYQVDKLVKAAVTGAVGDDNPLRFKPDPGNMMSKLSDEEEDGTGGKAAGKKPLAKAGVRKYVPPRLVPVHYDETAAEREKKALDQAKKRALSSSVIRELKEQFSDAPEEIREGRYRHATRQSQEDEHRRSYEEAMLVRLNLSRQDKARRRRVAALGAQLHSLTHFGDISALTGAAPPTGEDLSPQKKRRKKTNAKRGRKKGFRRR; this is encoded by the exons ATGGAGGCGGCGGGGCCCGAGCTGCGG GAGCAGCTGGTGTCCGACCTGCCCCCCGCACTGGCCTTGCTGGGATCTCTCCAGGAGCAG gTTGTTGGGGTCACGGCCCATGtccaggggctgctgcagagggTCCGGGCCGGCGCCTTCCCCACGGAGAAG GGGCTGAGTTTCCTGGAGCTGaaggcccagctgctgctgttctatCTCCAGGAcctggcccagctgctgctggagaagaGCTCGGGCCGCTCCCTGGCCGCCCAGCCGGGTGTCCTGCGCCTGGCTGAGCTGCGCACG gtGTTGGAGAAGATGCGCCCCATTGAGCAGAAGCTCCGGTACCAGGTTGACAAGCTGGTGAAGGCAGCTGTGACGGGTGCTGTGG GAGACGACAATCCGCTGAGATTCAAACCGGACCCTGGGAACATGATGAGCAAg CTGAGTGATGAGGAAGAGGACGGGACGGGAGGCAAAGCTGCCGGGAAGAAGCCCCTGGCCAAAGCAGGGGTCCGGAAATACGTCCCACCCCGGCTGGTACCGGTGCATTATG ATGAGACGGCGGCCGAGCGGGAGAAGAAGGCCCTCGACCAGGCGAAGAAGCGGGCGCTGAGCAGCTCCGTCATCCGGGAGCTGAAAGAGCAGTTCTCGGACGCGCCGGAGGAGATCCGCGAAGGGCGCTACCGGCACGCGACCCGGCAGAGCCAGGAGGATGAGCACCG GAGGAGCTACGAGGAGGCCATGCTGGTGAGGCTGAACTTGAGCCGGCAGGACAAGGCCCGGCGGCGCCGGGTGGCTGCgctgggggcccagctccactccCTGACCCACTTCGGCGACATCAGCGCCCTGACTGGGGCAGCGCCCCCCACTGGAGAG GATCTGAGCCcccagaagaaaaggaggaagaagacgAATGcaaagaggggaaggaaaaagg GTTTCCGGAGGCGATAA
- the THTPA gene encoding thiamine-triphosphatase isoform X2: MPSGSIEVEVKFTAGPGTEARLAALGAALAGSSSFRDRYYDTPDLRLTRADHWLRLRQGAGWELKCPPVPCREAEGSSHSPGAPSPEPPAEGAGGSSHVLGAPSPEPPAESAGGSSHGPGAPSPEPPAVATTYQELTSPRAIVGRLCGVLGVAPAPGWDQVPGAVAGLGLQEFASFVTWRRSYRLGGLRVDLDQADFGYTVAEVEALVGAQQEVPAALEGVMQLQRALGWDGATRVPGKMSVYLQRHRPRHYQELLRAGVLAGDPQPPPHDDNASGPDTPAPCGPSKLMGLAGAAEVEMGPSAGERQPSAP, translated from the exons ATGCCGTCGGGCAGCATCGAGGTGGAGGTGAAGTTCACGGCCGGGCCGGGTACGGAGGCCAGGCTGGCGGCGCTGGGGGCGGCCCTGGCCGGGAGCTCGTCCTTCCGCGACCGCTATTACGACACCCCCGACCTGCGGCTCACACGGGCCGACCACTGGCTGCGGCTCCGCCAGGGggccggctgggagctcaagtgCCCCCCGGTGCCATGCAGAGAAGCCGAAGGCTCCAGCCACAGCCCGGGTGCCCCGTCCCCGGAGCCGCCAGCAGAGGGCGCCGGAGGCTCCAGCCACGTCCTGGGTGCCCCGTCCCCGGAGCCGCCAGCAGAGAGCGCCGGAGGCTCCAGCCACGGCCCGGGTGCCCCGTCCCCGGAGCCGCCCGCCGTGGCCACCACCTACCAGGAGCTGACGAGCCCCCGCGCCATCGTGGGCCGGCTGTGCGGGGTGCTGGGCGTGGCCCCCGCGCCCGGCTGGGACCAGGTGCCTGGGGCCGTGGCCGGGCTGGGCCTGCAGGAGTTTGCCAGCTTCGTGACCTGGCGCCGCAGCTACCGGCTGGGGGGCCTGCGGGTGGACCTGGACCAGGCGGATTTCGGCTACACCGTGGCCGAGGTAGAGGCCCTGGTGGgggcccagcaggaggtgccggcAGCGCTGGAGGGGGTGATGCAGCTTCAGCGGGCACTGG ggtgGGACGGTGCCACCCGCGTGCCCGGCAAGATGAGCGTCTACCTCCAGCGGCATCGCCCCCGGCACTACCAGGAGCTGCTCCGGGCGGGGGTGCTGGCCGGGGACCCCCAACCGCCCCCCCATGACGACAACGCTTCCGGGCCTGACACGCCGGCGCCATGTGGCCCCTCAAAATTGATGGGGCTGGCGGGGGCGGCGGAGGTTGAAATGGGGCCTAGCGCCGGGGAGaggcagcccagcgccccctag